A genomic segment from Paraburkholderia hayleyella encodes:
- a CDS encoding SDR family oxidoreductase: MKTALIVGASRGIGHEFVQQYLQAGWTVLATAREHTALDELAALGAKTFALDLTEPHQITAFMQKIGDVPLDLALIVSGVYGPRTDNVQSINAEDFAHVMNTNVRGPMQLLPQLLPRVEAAHGVLAVLSSKMGSISEVASTSGWLYRVSKAALNAALKLTSLEARDAVCLSLHPGWVRTDMGGTQAALDPEHSVAGMREVLAQAHNAREAFNGRFFQYDGTPIEW, translated from the coding sequence ATGAAAACAGCATTGATCGTTGGAGCATCACGCGGCATTGGCCATGAATTCGTGCAGCAGTATCTTCAGGCTGGCTGGACCGTCCTCGCCACGGCACGCGAGCACACCGCACTCGACGAGCTCGCGGCCCTTGGCGCAAAAACGTTCGCACTGGATCTCACCGAGCCGCACCAGATCACGGCCTTCATGCAGAAGATCGGTGACGTGCCGCTAGATCTCGCACTCATCGTTTCCGGGGTATACGGTCCGCGCACCGACAACGTGCAAAGTATCAACGCCGAAGATTTCGCGCACGTGATGAACACCAATGTCCGTGGCCCCATGCAATTGCTGCCACAGTTGCTGCCGCGTGTCGAAGCCGCGCACGGCGTGCTGGCGGTGCTCTCCAGCAAGATGGGCAGCATCAGCGAAGTCGCCAGCACCTCGGGCTGGCTGTATCGCGTCAGCAAAGCTGCGCTCAACGCCGCACTCAAACTCACCTCACTAGAAGCGCGTGACGCGGTGTGCCTCTCGCTGCATCCCGGATGGGTGCGCACCGATATGGGTGGCACGCAAGCGGCGCTCGATCCCGAGCACAGCGTTGCAGGCATGCGTGAAGTCCTTGCCCAGGCGCACAACGCACGTGAGGCGTTCAATGGACGCTTCTTTCAGTACGACGGCACACCGATCGAATGGTAA